In one window of Solanum pennellii chromosome 2, SPENNV200 DNA:
- the LOC107011919 gene encoding pentatricopeptide repeat-containing protein At4g04370, which yields MHKLKLNVLFHPLKQPPFLHSSAAASAAAATTTTKSFNATLHRLSSEGAHHHALLTYDSMLKSSVRPDPFTFPTLLKACISLDLLPHGLLLHQHVVVNGFSSDPYIGSSLISFYSSFGLTEHAHKMFDTMPERNIVPWTTLIGCYSRIGDFEHAFYLYNSMLHEGIKPTSVTVLTLLSGVSESIHVECLHTCIVKYGFMGHIALLNCMLNVYGKCGRIEYARKLFEWMDEKDIVSWNSLVSACALVGNTEELLTLMYRMSSENSWPDHQTYGALVSAIAKDGSAEFGKVVHGQIVAAGFELDVHLQTSLMFMYLKCRNMDYTFKIFERAKDKDVVLWTTIISGLVQNERADRALEVFQSMLCSRTEPSTTTIASALAACAQLGSLKVGTSIHGYMFRQRMAIDTAAQNSLITMYSKCGYLKQALIVFHMIKNRDVVSWNAIVAGNAQNGHLSMALHLFNEMRIAHQRPDSVTVVCLLQICASIGAYQQGKWIHNLVVRSYLEPCVKIGTALVDMYCKCGDLDSARKCFDRVIERDLILWSTIISGYGSHGEGEAALALYTELVQSGLTPNSVIFLSVLYACSHNGLVDHGLNLFDTMERDFKIEPELEHCACIVDLLCRAGKVKDGYNFYKMKFPEPMANALGIILDACKTKALEELRDVVAKEISELDHEDAGRYVQLAHSYASMAQWEGVGKTWVQLRELGLKKLPGWSFIDLHGVITTFFMGQTSHPQQEDIMLVLKNLSEEISERVIMSNTEDIS from the coding sequence ATGCATAAGCTCAAACTCAACGTCCTCTTCCACCCTTTAAAACAGCCGCCATTTCTCCACTCCTCCGCTGCTGCATCCGCCGCCGCggccaccaccaccaccaagtCCTTCAACGCCACCCTCCACCGCCTTTCCTCAGAAGGTGCCCACCATCATGCTTTACTCACGTACGACTCCATGCTCAAGTCCTCTGTACGTCCTGACCCTTTCACTTTCCCCACTCTCCTCAAAGCCTGCATTTCTCTTGACCTCCTCCCGCACGGTCTTTTGCTACACCAACATGTGGTCgttaatgggttttcttctgaTCCTTATATTGGCTCTTCCTTAATCAGTTTTTATTCCTCTTTTGGGCTTACAGAGCATGCACACAAAATGTTTGATACAATGCCTGAGAGGAACATTGTCCCATGGACGACTCTTATTGGGTGTTACTCACGAATTGGTGATTTTGAGCATGCCTTTTACCTGTACAATTCTATGTTACATGAAGGAATAAAGCCGACTTCTGTTACCGTGTTGACTCTGCTTTCTGGAGTATCAGAGAGCATTCATGTGGAGTGTTTGCATACTTGTATAGTAAAATATGGTTTTATGGGTCACATTGCGTTGTTGAATTGTATGTTGAATGTGTATGGTAAATGTGGAAGAATTGAGTATGCTAGGAAGTTATTTGAGTGGATGGACGAAAAAGATATTGTTTCTTGGAATTCTTTGGTTTCAGCGTGTGCTTTAGTGGGGAACACAGAAGAATTATTGACGCTTATGTACAGGATGAGTTCAGAAAATTCATGGCCTGATCATCAAACATATGGGGCGTTGGTTTCTGCAATTGCAAAAGATGGTAGTGCTGAATTTGGAAAAGTGGTGCATGGACAGATAGTTGCTGCTGGATTTGAATTAGATGTGCATCTTCAGACATCacttatgtttatgtatttaaaatgTAGGAACATGGATTATACATTTAAGATTTTCGAGCGAGCAAAAGATAAAGATGTAGTTTTGTGGACAACTATCATCTCAGGACTTGTTCAGAATGAACGTGCAGATAGAGCACTTGAAGTGTTTCAAAGCATGTTGTGTAGTAGAACTGAACCTTCTACAACTACCATAGCAAGTGCACTTGCAGCTTGTGCTCAATTAGGTTCATTGAAAGTAGGAACTTCTATACATGGCTATATGTTCAGGCAAAGAATGGCCATTGACACTGCTGCCCAAAATTCTCTTATCACTATGTATTCAAAATGTGGCTATTTGAAGCAAGCTCTTATTGTTTTTCATATGATAAAAAACAGAGATGTGGTCTCCTGGAATGCAATTGTTGCCGGGAATGCCCAGAATGGGCATTTATCAATGGCATTGCATTTGTTTAATGAAATGAGGATAGCTCATCAAAGACCTGATTCAGTAACAGTGGTTTGCCTTCTTCAAATTTGTGCCTCGATTGGAGCATATCAGCAAGGGAAGTGGATCCACAATCTTGTTGTAAGGAGCTATCTTGAACCTTGTGTTAAGATAGGTACAGCTTTGGTTGATATGTACTGCAAATGTGGTGACTTAGACAGTGCGAGGAAGTGTTTTGACAGGGTCATAGAACGTGATCTCATtttatggagcacaattattTCTGGATATGGCAGTCATGGTGAAGGGGAAGCCGCTCTGGCGTTGTATACGGAGCTTGTGCAAAGTGGTCTTACACCAAACAGTGTTATTTTCTTATCTGTTCTTTATGCATGTAGTCATAATGGACTTGTGGACCATGGTTTGAACTTGTTTGATACTATGGAAAGGGATTTTAAGATTGAACCTGAACTCGAACATTGTGCATGTATAGTTGACCTACTTTGTCGAGCTGGTAAGGTGAAAGATGGATACAACTTCTATAAGATGAAATTTCCAGAACCAATGGCCAATGCTTTGGGTATAATTCTCGATGCTTGCAAAACAAAAGCCCTGGAAGAACTTAGGGATGTCGTTGCCAAAGAAATCTCAGAGTTAGATCATGAGGACGCTGGAAGGTATGTACAATTGGCTCATAGTTATGCTTCAATGGCCCAGTGGGAAGGCGTTGGTAAGACCTGGGTCCAGTTGAGAGAACTTGGGCTCAAAAAGCTTCCTGGTTGGAGTTTTATTGACTTACACGGAGTAATAACAACTTTTTTTATGGGCCAAACCTCTCATCCTCAGCAGGAAGATATAATGTTGGTTCTGAAGAATTTGAGTGAGGAGATCAGTGAAAGGGTAATCATGTCTAACACAGAGGATATATCATAA
- the LOC107010442 gene encoding probable pectate lyase 16, translated as MASLALVLALLFLCISTLQAEYYAPSKNYYAPSTTKKTMNVIDSCWRAKSNWAKNRYALADCAVGYGKAAIGGKNGAIYVVTNPSDDPVNPKPGTLRYGAIQSKPLWIIFNKDMVITLKNELMINSYKTIDGRGAKVEIAYGPCITIQRVSHVIIHGISIHDCKPGKKGIVRDSPVHAGHRNGADGDGIDIFQSTHVWIDHCYLARCTDGLIDVIHASTGVTISNNYFTQHDKVMLFGHNDNNKEDKIMKVTVAFNYFGPGLIERMPRVRLGYAHVANNRYEKWLMYAIGGSANPTIFSEGNYFLASKSTQVTKRESKNGWQNWKWRSSKDKFLNGAYFIPSGYGTTNPYYSKAQSFPVADGSMVPSLTADAGPLRCTSYKC; from the exons ATGGCTTCTTTAGCACTTGTACTTGCTCTTCTTTTCTTGTGTATCTCAACGTTACAAGCCGAGTACTATGCACCTAGTAAAAACTATTATGCACCTTCTACTACTAAAAAAACCATGAATGTGATCGATTCATGTTGGCGTGCCAAGTCAAACTGGGCCAAGAATCGCTATGCATTAGCCGATTGTGCTGTCGGCTATGGCAAAGCAGCTATCGGAGGGAAAAACGGTGCGATATACGTCGTTACTAACCCGTCCGATGACCCGGTTAACCCTAAACCGGGTACACTAAGATATGGTGCAATCCAATCCAAACCACTATGGATTATTTTCAACAAGGATATGGTTATAACGTTAAAGAATGAGCTTATGATCAATAGTTACAAAACTATTGATGGAAGGGGTGCAAAAGTTGAAATTGCATATGGACCTTGTATAACAATTCAACGTGTTAGTCATGTGATTATACATGGGATTAGTATACATGATTGTAAGCCGGGGAAAAAAGGTATAGTCCGGGATAGTCCGGTGCATGCCGGCCATCGTAACGGCGCCGACGGAGACGGCATTGATATATTTCAATCCACTCATGTTTGGATCGACCATTGTTATCTTGCACGTTGTACCGATGGACTTATTGACGTTATTCATGCTTCTACTGGTGTTACCATTTCAAATAACTACTTCACTCAGCATGATAAA GTTATGTTATTTGGGCacaatgataacaataaagaaGACAAGATTATGAAAGTAACGGTAGCTTTCAACTACTTTGGCCCTGGTTTAATTGAAAGAATGCCAAG AGTGAGGCTAGGTTATGCTCATGTGGCCAACAATCGTTACGAAAAATGGTTGATGTATGCTATTGGTGGGAGTGCTAATCCAACCATATTTAGTGaaggaaattattttttggCATCTAAATCCACACAA GTCACAAAAAGGGAATCTAAGAATGGATGGCAAAATTGGAAGTGGAGGTCTTCAAAGGATAAATTCTTGAATGGAGCCTATTTTATACCATCTGGTTATGGTACTACTAATCCATATTACTCAAAGGCTCAATCATTTCCTGTGGCTGATGGATCTATGGTTCCTTCTTTAACTGCTGATGCTGGACCTTTGCGTTGTACTTCTTATAAATGTTAA
- the LOC107009109 gene encoding probable WRKY transcription factor 31 isoform X1: MDKGWGLTLETSSSNSDRAGFFKNKPVFGFNLSPKFNAAEMFSSSDEKRSIVNEVDFFSDKKPFVKKENSQADNSIRNDDQCVVNTGLQLVIANAGSDQSTVDDGVSSEVLEDKRAKIQQLAQLQVELERMNSENQRLKGMLTQVSNSYSALQMHLVTLMQQQLNSRTENTHPHEVAGANSDEEKKKENNGTIVPRQFMELGPSGSKVDPMDEPSHSRSSSEERTLSGSPRNNMELVSRDKAINREESPESESWAPNKAPKLMTSSTKPVEQSTEATMRKARVSVRARSEAPMISDGCQWRKYGQKMAKGNPCPRAYYRCTMAVGCPVRKQVQRCAEDRSILITTYEGTHNHPLPPAAMAMASTTSAAANMLLSGSMPSADGLMNTNFLARAMLPCSSNMATISASAPFPTVTLDLTAQNPNAALPNYHQRINQANPQFQFPLPAGLNHPNFAASMSAPQIPHVLGQPLYNQSKFSGLQISQDNIHHHPSISHDTLSAATAAITADPNFTAALAAAISSIIGGSHPNNGNSPMSGPSSNNNNNTSSFPGN; this comes from the exons atggacAAAGGATGGGGTCTTACCCTTGaaacttcttcttctaattctGATAGAGCTGGTTTCTTCAAGAACAAGCCTGTTTTTGGTTTTAATTTAAGTCCTAAATTTAACGCTGCTGAAATGTTTTCCTCCTCCGATGAGAAACGTAGCATCGTTAATGAAGTCGACTTTTTCTCCGATAAAAAGCCTTttgtaaagaaggaaaattcTCAGGCCGATAATTCTATCAGAAATGATGATCAGTGTGTTGTAAAT ACTGGTTTGCAACTTGTGATTGCAAACGCGGGAAGTGATCAGTCAACGGTAGATGATGGGGTTTCATCGGAAGTACTTGAGGATAAACGAGCTAAAATTCAG CAGTTGGCACAATTGCAAGTTGAACTTGAACGGATGAATTCCGAAAATCAACGTTTAAAAGGGATGCTTACTCAAGTTAGCAACAGTTATTCTGCACTTCAGATGCATCTTGTTACACTCATGCAACAACAACTTAATTCAAGAACTGAAAATACACATCCCCATGAG GTTGCTGGCGCAAATTctgatgaagaaaagaaaaaagagaataatGGGACCATAGTTCCAAGACAATTCATGGAGCTAGGCCCAAGTGGTTCCAAAGTTGACCCAATGGACGAACCATCTCATTCTCGCTCTTCATCGGAAGAAAGAACACTCTCTGGATCACCTCGTAACAACATGGAATTAGTGTCAAGGGATAAGGCAATTAACCGCGAAGAAAGCCCAGAATCTGAGAGTTGGGCTCCAAACAAGGCCCCTAAATTGATGACTTCATCAACAAAACCTGTTGAACAATCAACAGAAGCAACCATGAGGAAAGCTCGTGTCTCCGTTCGTGCCCGATCAGAAGCTCCCATG ATTAGTGATGGTTGCCAGTGGAGAAAATATGGTCAGAAAATGGCAAAAGGTAATCCATGTCCACGTGCTTATTATCGTTGCACTATGGCTGTTGGTTGTCCAGTGCGAAAACAG GTGCAAAGGTGTGCGGAGGACAGGTCGATCTTAATAACAACCTATGAAGGTACACATAACCACCCACTACCACCAGCAGCCATGGCTATGGCATCTACAACATCTGCAGCAGCAAACATGTTGCTCTCTGGTTCCATGCCAAGTGCTGATGGGCTAATGAACACAAATTTCCTAGCAAGAGCAATGCTTCCATGTTCATCAAACATGGCAACTATTTCAGCATCAGCCCCATTTCCTACTGTTACATTAGACCTCACAGCCCAAAATCCAAACGCAGCATTGCCTAATTATCATCAAAGAATCAACCAAGCAAATCCTCAATTCCAATTCCCTTTACCAGCTGGTCTAAATCACCCGAATTTCGCCGCTTCAATGTCAGCACCACAAATACCTCACGTTTTGGGGCAGCCTTTGTATAACCAATCGAAATTTTCGGGTTTACAGATTTCGCAGGATAACATTCATCATCACCCATCAATTTCTCATGACACACTCTCCGCCGCCACGGCTGCCATCACCGCCGATCCTAACTTCACCGCCGCC
- the LOC107008714 gene encoding pyridoxal phosphate homeostasis protein-like isoform X1 → MSPNKFEMNNLEKSVDEETTKGEKKDSSSAVLETEPSDSGMAAASATDGVAATALRSVIQRIEHVAERCGRRSDQVRLVAVSKTKPVSLLKQVYDAGHRCFGENYVKELIEKAPQLPDDIEWHFIGNLQSNKVKPLLTGVPNLAMVETVDDEKIANQLDRVAANIGRKPLKVFIQVNTSGEETKSGVEPDGCLELVKHVTSNCPNLEFCGLMTIGMPDYTSTPENFKTLAKCRSEVCEALGISEDQCELSMGMSGDFELAVEMGSTNVRVGSTIFGAREYSTK, encoded by the exons ATGTCCCCCAATAAATTCGAAATGAACAATCTAGAAAAATCAGTGGACGAGGAAACAACAAAAGGCGAGAAAAAAGATTCATCAAGTGCAGTGCTGGAGACGGAACCGTCAGATTCAGGAATGGCTGCTGCTTCCGCCACGGATGGTGTCGCTGCGACGGCACTACGGTCGGTAATTCAGCGGATTGAACACGTGGCTGAACGATGTGGCCGCAGATCGGACCAAGTAAGGCTGGTGGCTGTAAGTAAAACTAAGCCAGTATCTCTCCTCAAACAAGTTTACGACGCCGGTCATCGTTGTTTCGGTGAAAATTACGTCAAAGAGCTGATTGAGAAAGCTCCTCAG CTTCCAGATGATATAGAGTGGCATTTCATAGGGAATTTGCAGAGCAATAAAGTCAAGCCACTTTTAA CTGGAGTGCCAAATCTTGCTATGGTGGAGACAGTAGATGATGAAAAG ATTGCAAATCAGCTTGACCGTGTGGCTGCGAACATTGGAAGAAAGCCATTGAAAGTTTTTATCCAAGTTAATACAAGTGGGGAAGAAA CTAAATCTGGTGTTGAACCAGATGGGTGTCTGGAACTCGTGAAACATGTTACTTCAAACTGCCCTAATCTTGAATTCTGTGGCTTGATGACTATTGGAATGCCAGATTATACATCGACTCCTGAGAACTTTAAG ACTTTAGCAAAATGTAGAAGTGAAGTTTGCGAGGCACTTGGAATATCTGAAGATCAATGTGAGCTGTCAATGGGCATGTCAGGCGACTTTGAACTTGCT GTTGAGATGGGCAGTACAAATGTTCGAGTTGGATCTACTATATTTGGTGCAAGGGAATATTCAACGAAGTAG
- the LOC107009175 gene encoding uncharacterized protein LOC107009175, whose amino-acid sequence MAISNLSIFIIFLVLQFLCITEAQSSICRNSCGDIPIQYPFGIDDGCGSPFYRHILVCTGGQLQLRTPSGRYPVRNLSYMDPHILVTDPLMWNCLDGDNFRPTRPFSLDTSTHFTLSSENDYLFFNCSESDVLVEPKPMFCERFPDQCDSTCDSSSYLCRHMPECPTALRSSSCCSYYPKATESLRLMLKHCASYTSVYWRNLGSTPAFDQAPEYGIRVDFDIPVTTRCLQCQDTAKGGGTCGFDIETQDFLCLCDKGNSTTYCNDHTSSHRRGVVAGTATAVSVAGAFGIGAGVWYLKKLRAKAPVTHGVQTNENRLF is encoded by the exons ATGGCCATTTCAAATTTgtccatttttattattttccttgTACTTCAATTTCTATGCATAACAGAAGCTCAATCAAGCATTTGTAGAAATTCGTGTGGCGATATCCCAATTCAGTATCCTTTTGGCATTGATGATGGCTGTGGAAGTCCATTTTATCGACACATTCTTGTATGCACTGGTGGACAGCTTCAACTTAGAACCCCTTCTGGTAGATATCCTGTTagaaatttaagttatatgGATCCACATATTCTTGTGACCGATCCCTTAATGTGGAATTGTCTAGATGGTGACAATTTTCGACCTACCAGGCCGTTTAGTCTAGATACTAGCACACATTTCACTTTGTCCTCTGAAAATGACTACTTGTTCTTTAATTGTAGTGAAAGTGATGTGTTAGTTGAGCCAAAACCAATGTTCTGCGAGCGTTTCCCTGATCAGTGTGATTCAACTTGTGATAGTTCGAGTTATCTTTGTAGGCACATGCCTGAATGTCCTACTGCTTTGAGGAGTAGCTCTTGTTGTTCTTACTATCCCAAAGCTACTGAATCTTTGAGGCTGATGTTGAAGCATTGTGCAAGCTATACTAGTGTGTATTGGAGGAATCTTGGTTCAACCCCAGCGTTTGATCAGGCTCCTGAGTATGGGATTAGAGTTGATTTTGATATTCCAGTCACTACGCGATGCTTGCAGTGTCAAGATACTGCTAAGGGAGGGGGAACTTGTGGATTTGATATAGAAACACAGGATTTCTTGTGCTTGTGTGACAAAGGGAACAGTACTACTTACTGTAATG ATCATACGAGCTCCCACAGAAGAGGAGTTGTAGCAG GGACAGCAACTGCAGTTTCAGTAGCAGGGGCATTTGGAATCGGAGCTGGTGTATGGTACTTGAAGAAACTCAGAGCAAAAGCACCGGTAACTCATGGAGTTCAAACCAATGAGAATAGACTCTTCTGA
- the LOC107008714 gene encoding pyridoxal phosphate homeostasis protein-like isoform X2: protein MSPNKFEMNNLEKSVDEETTKGEKKDSSSAVLETEPSDSGMAAASATDGVAATALRSVIQRIEHVAERCGRRSDQVRLVAVSKTKPVSLLKQVYDAGHRCFGENYVKELIEKAPQLPDDIEWHFIGNLQSNKVKPLLTGVPNLAMVETVDDEKIANQLDRVAANIGRKPLKVFIQVNTSGEETKSGVEPDGCLELVKHVTSNCPNLEFCGLMTIGMPDYTSTPENFKTLAKCRSEVCEALGISEDQCELSMGMSGDFELAVSDLTCH from the exons ATGTCCCCCAATAAATTCGAAATGAACAATCTAGAAAAATCAGTGGACGAGGAAACAACAAAAGGCGAGAAAAAAGATTCATCAAGTGCAGTGCTGGAGACGGAACCGTCAGATTCAGGAATGGCTGCTGCTTCCGCCACGGATGGTGTCGCTGCGACGGCACTACGGTCGGTAATTCAGCGGATTGAACACGTGGCTGAACGATGTGGCCGCAGATCGGACCAAGTAAGGCTGGTGGCTGTAAGTAAAACTAAGCCAGTATCTCTCCTCAAACAAGTTTACGACGCCGGTCATCGTTGTTTCGGTGAAAATTACGTCAAAGAGCTGATTGAGAAAGCTCCTCAG CTTCCAGATGATATAGAGTGGCATTTCATAGGGAATTTGCAGAGCAATAAAGTCAAGCCACTTTTAA CTGGAGTGCCAAATCTTGCTATGGTGGAGACAGTAGATGATGAAAAG ATTGCAAATCAGCTTGACCGTGTGGCTGCGAACATTGGAAGAAAGCCATTGAAAGTTTTTATCCAAGTTAATACAAGTGGGGAAGAAA CTAAATCTGGTGTTGAACCAGATGGGTGTCTGGAACTCGTGAAACATGTTACTTCAAACTGCCCTAATCTTGAATTCTGTGGCTTGATGACTATTGGAATGCCAGATTATACATCGACTCCTGAGAACTTTAAG ACTTTAGCAAAATGTAGAAGTGAAGTTTGCGAGGCACTTGGAATATCTGAAGATCAATGTGAGCTGTCAATGGGCATGTCAGGCGACTTTGAACTTGCTGTGAGTGACCTGACTTGTCACTAA
- the LOC107009109 gene encoding probable WRKY transcription factor 31 isoform X2, producing the protein MDKGWGLTLETSSSNSDRAGFFKNKPVFGFNLSPKFNAAEMFSSSDEKRSIVNEVDFFSDKKPFVKKENSQADNSIRNDDQCVVNTGLQLVIANAGSDQSTVDDGVSSEVLEDKRAKIQLAQLQVELERMNSENQRLKGMLTQVSNSYSALQMHLVTLMQQQLNSRTENTHPHEVAGANSDEEKKKENNGTIVPRQFMELGPSGSKVDPMDEPSHSRSSSEERTLSGSPRNNMELVSRDKAINREESPESESWAPNKAPKLMTSSTKPVEQSTEATMRKARVSVRARSEAPMISDGCQWRKYGQKMAKGNPCPRAYYRCTMAVGCPVRKQVQRCAEDRSILITTYEGTHNHPLPPAAMAMASTTSAAANMLLSGSMPSADGLMNTNFLARAMLPCSSNMATISASAPFPTVTLDLTAQNPNAALPNYHQRINQANPQFQFPLPAGLNHPNFAASMSAPQIPHVLGQPLYNQSKFSGLQISQDNIHHHPSISHDTLSAATAAITADPNFTAALAAAISSIIGGSHPNNGNSPMSGPSSNNNNNTSSFPGN; encoded by the exons atggacAAAGGATGGGGTCTTACCCTTGaaacttcttcttctaattctGATAGAGCTGGTTTCTTCAAGAACAAGCCTGTTTTTGGTTTTAATTTAAGTCCTAAATTTAACGCTGCTGAAATGTTTTCCTCCTCCGATGAGAAACGTAGCATCGTTAATGAAGTCGACTTTTTCTCCGATAAAAAGCCTTttgtaaagaaggaaaattcTCAGGCCGATAATTCTATCAGAAATGATGATCAGTGTGTTGTAAAT ACTGGTTTGCAACTTGTGATTGCAAACGCGGGAAGTGATCAGTCAACGGTAGATGATGGGGTTTCATCGGAAGTACTTGAGGATAAACGAGCTAAAATTCAG TTGGCACAATTGCAAGTTGAACTTGAACGGATGAATTCCGAAAATCAACGTTTAAAAGGGATGCTTACTCAAGTTAGCAACAGTTATTCTGCACTTCAGATGCATCTTGTTACACTCATGCAACAACAACTTAATTCAAGAACTGAAAATACACATCCCCATGAG GTTGCTGGCGCAAATTctgatgaagaaaagaaaaaagagaataatGGGACCATAGTTCCAAGACAATTCATGGAGCTAGGCCCAAGTGGTTCCAAAGTTGACCCAATGGACGAACCATCTCATTCTCGCTCTTCATCGGAAGAAAGAACACTCTCTGGATCACCTCGTAACAACATGGAATTAGTGTCAAGGGATAAGGCAATTAACCGCGAAGAAAGCCCAGAATCTGAGAGTTGGGCTCCAAACAAGGCCCCTAAATTGATGACTTCATCAACAAAACCTGTTGAACAATCAACAGAAGCAACCATGAGGAAAGCTCGTGTCTCCGTTCGTGCCCGATCAGAAGCTCCCATG ATTAGTGATGGTTGCCAGTGGAGAAAATATGGTCAGAAAATGGCAAAAGGTAATCCATGTCCACGTGCTTATTATCGTTGCACTATGGCTGTTGGTTGTCCAGTGCGAAAACAG GTGCAAAGGTGTGCGGAGGACAGGTCGATCTTAATAACAACCTATGAAGGTACACATAACCACCCACTACCACCAGCAGCCATGGCTATGGCATCTACAACATCTGCAGCAGCAAACATGTTGCTCTCTGGTTCCATGCCAAGTGCTGATGGGCTAATGAACACAAATTTCCTAGCAAGAGCAATGCTTCCATGTTCATCAAACATGGCAACTATTTCAGCATCAGCCCCATTTCCTACTGTTACATTAGACCTCACAGCCCAAAATCCAAACGCAGCATTGCCTAATTATCATCAAAGAATCAACCAAGCAAATCCTCAATTCCAATTCCCTTTACCAGCTGGTCTAAATCACCCGAATTTCGCCGCTTCAATGTCAGCACCACAAATACCTCACGTTTTGGGGCAGCCTTTGTATAACCAATCGAAATTTTCGGGTTTACAGATTTCGCAGGATAACATTCATCATCACCCATCAATTTCTCATGACACACTCTCCGCCGCCACGGCTGCCATCACCGCCGATCCTAACTTCACCGCCGCC
- the LOC107009174 gene encoding probable pectate lyase 16, translating to MAKSISSLQILSWLLIICSFFTIVASKSSDKDETKSVHDFFPSYDPQPHKNGLLNVIDSCWRWKGDWSSNRKALADCAIGFGSSTIGGKYGDIYIVNDSSDDPINPKPGTLRYGAIQSEPLWIIFKRDMVLTLENELMVNSYKTIDGRGAKVEISNGPCITLDYVTNVIIHGISIHDCKPGKKGMVRSSPEHVGERLGSDGDAISVFKSSNVWIDHCYLARATDGLLDVIHASTAVTISNNYFTEHDKVMLLGHNDEYTADRNMKVTVVYNHFGRELVQRMPRVRHGYAHVANNYYDQWLMYAIGGSADPTIFSEGNYFIAPDKAYNKEVTKRETEEKGWKSWKWRSSNDMFMNGAYFLPSGYGSIAPKYTRGQSFIVAHGAFTPSLTSNAGPLQCVVNEPC from the exons ATGGCAAAATCAATTAGTTCCCTCCAAATACTTTCATGGCTTCtaattatttgttcttttttcacCATAGTAGCTAGTAAATCAAGTGATAAAGATGAAACTAAATCAGTACATGATTTTTTTCCAAGTTATGATCCTCAGCCTCACAAAAACGGTCTCCTCAATGTCATCGATTCGTGTTGGAGATGGAAAGGCGATTGGTCATCCAATCGGAAGGCTTTAGCGGATTGTGCAATAGGCTTTGGAAGTAGTACCATAGGTGGTAAATATGGTGACATTTATATTGTCAATGACTCTTCTGATGaccctataaatcctaaacCAGGCACACTTAGGTATGGTGCAATTCAGTCCGAGCCACTTTGGATAATTTTCAAAAGGGACATGGTACTTACACTTGAAAATGAACTTATGGTGAATAGTTATAAGACTATAGATGGCAGAGGAGCAAAAGTGGAAATCTCTAATGGTCCATGTATCACATTGGACTATGTAACAAATGTTATTATTCATGGGATTAGTATTCATGATTGTAAGCCTGGTAAAAAGGGTATGGTTAGGAGTAGTCCTGAACATGTTGGTGAAAGATTAGGCTCTGATGGTGATGCTATAAGTGTGTTTAAATCGTCCAATGTGTGGATTGATCATTGCTATCTTGCTCGTGCAACGGATGGACTACTCGATGTTATTCATGCTTCAACTGCAGTAACCATTTCCAACAATTACTTCACTGAGCATGACAAA GTTATGTTATTGGGACACAACGATGAATATACTGCGGACAGAAACATGAAAGTCACTGTAGTTTACAACCATTTTGGCCGCGAATTAGTTCAGAGAATGCCAAG GGTTAGGCATGGGTATGCTCATGTGGCCAACAACTATTATGATCAATGGTTAATGTATGCCATTGGTGGGAGTGCAGATCCAACAATATTCAGTGAAGGAAATTATTTCATTGCTCCTGACAAAGCTTACAATAAAGAG GTCACCAAGAGGGAGActgaagaaaaaggatggaagAGTTGGAAATGGAGATCCTCGAATGATATGTTTATGAATGGAGCTTATTTTCTTCCATCTGGATATGGAAGTATTGCTCCAAAATACACGAGAGGACAATCGTTCATTGTTGCTCATGGAGCATTTACTCCCTCTTTAACTTCCAATGCTGGTCCTCTTCAATGTGTTGTCAATGAACCTTGCTAA